The region attttgaatttgatattttaaacttggtttcctttttgattttataactGGACTGAAGCTAACACTAAAACGTAACATCCGGACTGGTACCTCTAAAAGCTTTTTGTGGTGAAAAACAGGTGATGGTAGAAGTTTTTTGTGGTGAAATAAACAATTTGCTTACTTCATAGATGAACAAAATATTGTTTAAGTATCTGTTTTAGCATGCCTAGGCCTGCTTGTaacaattttccttatttcataGCTAATAGTCTTCTCCAGATTGCAGCTGACCCCCTCCTCCCACTGCTTCCACCCTAGGCCTTCTTATAATTGACGACATTTCATATCTGACTGGTCCATTTGTATTTTTGCCAGAAAACTTCAAATCCTGAGGAGACAAGAGAGTCCTTGCAACTCTGGCTTCCTAAGGAAGAGTGGGTTTCAATCAACCCTCTTTTGGTATGTCTTGCTTACTCTAACTACTTCATATACATAGAAACATCTACATGGATTCTCATCCTATAATGGCAGATCAAGATGCTGCTGGCATTGGTTGTTAGTAGCAAAGGGATCTGCTGCTGGGAAAATACTGCTGCAGAGATTAGTGAAACAATTGCCTGGATGCCCTTAAGTTTCTTATATGGGTTGACCATTTAGGGGATTACACATTACAACTCTTCTTGAGGTTTGCCTTCAAGCAGAGCTGTATTCAGTTggttttgaaatgaaaaacaaaagagaagcTTAACATTGTTTGGCATGCAGTCACAGGCCGGGTAGGTTGAGAACACAGACACAGATCTATCGGCTGCTACTTGGCACGTGTAGTGCAAAGATGGCTCCCTATCTTGTCTTACCCCTTCACGTGTCTCAATTCATGGAGATAATGATTTGGGTGATGTCCTCCCAAATGATAAAGAATGGACAAATTTCTGAGTCCCTGAGGTTATTGCCATATGTAAAGGCGAATTCCTGCTTGACCCATGCAATAACTGTGTCGAAGCATTTAGTTTGCCCCCCATTGTGTTTCATCACCATCATTCGTCTGTGAAGTTAGAGACTTAAAGGCCATGCCATTGTCCTGCATTGCACTCTCATGGAATTGGATGCTAATTCATAAGCTTTCCTCAATGAACAGGTGGGATTTGGGCAGACCGTGTGCACTCCTCTTAGACCTAGGTGTGAAAGTTGCAGCATCAGTAAATTGTGCCCATCAGCATTTAAGGAGACCTCAAGCCCATCATCCAAGACAAAGAAGTCTGACCAAAGCAAGAAGCATTAATATGGTGTCGTTTTGAGGGGATGGAATTCTGATTTGCCCATTACCACTTCATCCTCAATTGCCATTGAAGACCAAAgctatacaattttatttttgacagTTCCATTCTTTGGTTGACCACTTTGTCTCATGGTGACCTCTTTTTTGGTATGGAACAAATCTCATTGCCCCTATACCTTGTTGAATATCAATTGGCAACTTAGATTTTTTATGGGACTTCGGTTAAACTTTGTGAAATTTGCAATTTATTTGATAGAAAGCTAACTAATTATGTAATTGTAAGTTAAGAATACAGGATAGGTGGCGCTGCTGGCGCAGCAATAGGACAAATTGCATACTTTTTTAGTGCTGAAAGCATTTTTGCTTTTGGATTACAGAGCAAGTGTGGCAGCAATTCATCAAAAAGAATGTAAGGAGCCATATTCCTGATGAACATTAAGGACCTTCAAAATGATCTCTGAAGCATTTGGTTGCATAAGATCCACATACTGTATACTACATGTATATAACCAATTCAAAAGCAGTCACAATGAAATGGAAATGTAGAAGATAACAGTCGGAACTTGAGTTGATTATCAACAGTTAATAGCATAAACCAAAGGATCTACTGTGCTAAACTGATTGTAAAGAAAGAGTTTTCTTGCGCCATATCCAGTAATTTGCTCTCATTGGATCAACATGCTCCAAGAGGGAACAAACTGTTTTTGCCAAATCTGAATCTGATGAGTCTGGCACTGGAATCAAAGTCCCTACAGCATCTTTGAACTCTTGGCCTGGTTTAAAACCTTGACAGAGAAGATCCAAAAGTGTGTTCAGAGCAAAGATATAGTTGCTTCTTGAATGCAAAACCTTCCAACATACTCGAGACACTTCAGGATCATTTGTCCAAGACTGCATATCATCTTTGTAAAGGCCCCGGAGGTATCTCCATGGACTTTCATTCTCCGGTGCGGCCATAATGGCTTCCACTGCATAACGCACTTCAGATTCTCTCATGTTTTTCAGGCCTCCCAAGAGGGGGGATCTTGTCACAACAAAATATCTCTGTTAAAACATACAATTGTTCCGTTATAAGCTGGTCAACAGTTTCACAGTCCATAATTAGCTCTATATATGCAGGCATACAATTATGCCTGCACACCCACATCCACTATGTActacatatatacatgaaacGAAGGCAGTAAATAAAGGTACAAATCATGCATGAGGCTTGCCTTCATCATGTCCTGGGGGCAAAAGCTGTTCTGCTTGTTACCATATGAAGGTTGGAattcaattcaaatttgttGATGAATAATTCAAGCACGTTCAGAAGCCAGAATTAGTCGTAACTTTTCAGCTAAATTTAAGAACAGTTCAGGaacatggagaagaagaaaacaaatagaaataatagaaaataaagaaaggttTGGAAACAATTAACCAAAAATAAGTAACTTGAATATGGTAggtatttttggattatttGTGTTAATTGGAGATGCAATCAAATTACTTAATCATGACAGTGTAAATTTTGTGGTAATTCTGCACATTGTacaatttttgaagaatttcATGGAATGAAGCCAACGAAATCAGCATGTTTTACCAAGGACATTGGAATTAATGGCGGAAATGATCAGATTACTGTCACATTACTCACAGCTCTCTTTTCTTGGTAAGCATTTGTCATGGGATCCTAATGTAATGTAACAGACTGAAATGTTATGAATCAATCCGTTTTGACAGCATACTGTAACTACCAGATGCTGAGACTTTTGTTCATACCTGATTCCAAGCAGAATTGTtgaaaatgtcatcttcaagaAGCTTCTGACAATAGGCAAGTTCATCTTCCCAGCCTCCTAATGCCTGAAGAACCCACTGCATGGAAGCACCTATTCTCAAATCTCCACCACTTATACATTAATTACAAAAAGCCAAAACACTGTACTTGTGCATAAAAATATAACCTCCATTGACcattcaaattttcaataaatgCACACACCATAATGAAAGATATTCAAGCATAAAGAAAACTGCAAACCTGCCTATGGGACCAGGCATGGTAATTCTTAGCATCTATAGAGAAAATCTTCCTGGTGAAGTCAAGCTCTTTGCTCATAGCATCAGTTCCCAGTTTCTCCGCAACCCAGCGCCTATGATGCCTGCATCAATCAATTTTATTCAGAATAATGGATCTTTATCTAACTGTACTCATTAATAGCTCAAGAACATCAAATCAACCAACTTTACTCCCCATCACCAGTGTTCTGCTCcctcaaaagaaaagaaaaggaaaaagaataacaATAATAGCCCATTAGAAACTATTTCAAATCCAGCAAGATGCACTAACAGTTTCCATAGAGCACATAAGAATGCACCTATATTCACTAGCTGTGTCAATGAACAACCCAGACATAAAGAAAAGGGCACAAATGACTCCAATTCCTAGAGCTTGTAATGATGTAAGTAATATAAAGAGAAGCATAATAGTTGACaattttaatcaaatcaaaagcTTGTAAATGATGTAAACAATCTAGAGAGAAGCATATGTAGGCAATTTTTACCAAATCGACATACTGGCAGATGTACAAAAGCATGCCATATGCTGGACAACAGTCAACAACATTGACTTTGCAGTCACCCTGACTTGAACAATTACACATTTTCCATAAAATGTACAAGATACAGTTAGATAATTTTACTGGGCTGTTTTTGGATATCAGGaacagagaggaagaggaaaagaCAATTGCTTTCCTTCATTTTGTTTCTGTGGTTATCGCTGGAAAGTGCAAGTCACATCCCATTTTGCTCAAAACTTTTCCTGCAATTATACTTGGTTATGTAACACAGGAAATTTTAGGTTCTTTGGTCAACAACCTTCACATCCCATGCacaatttctttcttatttcccTCTCCTTTACATCCTATTACTCAAAAGGCACATTCCTATTGACGTTTCCAAAATCTACTGAAgctagtttttaattatttgcatACATTGTTATCCTGGATGGTGGCTGTTCAAGATAAAAATGGGACCAAGCCACAATCCCAAGGTCTAGGGGTCACCAGGTACCACTAGGCTAATGAAGCTGAGGAGAAAActagtattttttaaaacaccTTGCATACAGGTCAAACTAGGAAAAAAAGACCTCCAGAAATAATAGGCTAAAACTGGGCTTCAAATGTACTATTCtaaaaattctcttttcttCCATATCAGAGACAGCTTATCTTActtttattgttgtaatattGTTTTCACTACTTGGTATTGATCAGAGTGAAGGGGGTCAAGGGAAAAACAGAATGAAAGCAGCATCTCACCATATCTGATAGTTTTTTGAGTTGTTATCAGCTATGCGTTCAACAAAATCGAGTTCATCATGTAAGTCGGCATTCAACGCCTTAAGTATAAGACGCCTAAACTGCCATACCtacaaaaatatgataaaagtTAGCTTGACTTCCTTCAAATTAAGTGAAATTATATGcatgaaaacaaaacaaattacaATGCTTGCATTACTGATATGGTAATAGGGTACCAATGTAATCTACTgcgtttttgctcttctttaaACCATGCACCGGGGGAGAAGGGGGGGGAGACAAAATAGGCATATATTTACAGTTATATGTACAAATCATCCAGGAAGGATAGAAGAAACTCTAAACAAGGACCATCCACAgagaagtagaaaataaaatcaatggTGATTCCTTTTCAAAAAGTTAAGGAGAGCTCTATTCTTCCAAAATCCCTACCATTTTGTGGCATCACAGGACCTTAGATAACGTGACAAGGGGCCACACACCACACTGTGTACTTCCTACTATCACAAGCTCCATCCTAAAAGAAATTACTATTAGATGTGATCAATACAAAACGTTATATTACCCATATGACACTAGCTCCAGTTAATGCAGGACATGAAATTCTCCCCAACCCAATCATGTGACGCCTCCATTACACAGGCTCCCACTCCTCCAGGGAGAGGAGGGGCCCATCCTAGATTCATCCTACCTTGACTTCGGAATCTTGAATGTGGCTCATAACAATGGTATAGGAATGTTGCAGCTAGATCTCACTCAGATACCAATGTGTCACAAATTCACATCCTAATGATCAACTGAGGACCCCAAATGCCCCAAGCCTGTATGAGAACAATGAGTAGCCAAAAAACTGAGAAATCCCGAAAGGGCAAAAGGAAAACCACAGGTGTCTCCCACTAGATAATATTGAAGACAATGGTTAAGAGCCTAATTGCTGCTACGTGAGAATCACCAATCTAACACTAACTGCTCCTCTTCATTATGTTATTCAAAGCGAGGATTACCCCTAggtcaacaacaacaaaaaattaccTTTTTGGTTCACACATGAGAGCTTTTTTTCTTGGAAAGTGCACAACTAAGCAGAATGGACCGGGAGTCAACATTACTATTGTTATATGTGAACAGCTCCTGGCACAGGCATAAGGTAGAGTTGGTTTTGCTTGTGTTCTCATCTGGCCTGGGTACAATTTCTTCACTTTAtgctaaaaataatatgtagaAGAAAATATAGAACAGCCAATACAATTACTCATTCCAACTCTCTTGTTTGATAAGACAAATGGAAATGGAAGTTCCCTTTCTACTTGAAGGTAATCCTCTGATCGAGGTAATAAATTTCCATTTAATTGGAATTTGCTATATTGAATCAAAAAGTAGGAAAATGTCACTAAATCCCTTGAGGTTAAGTTTCAGAGACTAAAAGTACTGGCAAGCTTTCAAACTGAGTTAACATAGCTTCAGCAAGTTAACACACTCAAATCACCTATTCATCTCTTTGCCTCAACCATCCTCACTGCCTAACTACCTAAACACCCACAGACCACCTACAGACTTTTTGCACCACCAAACTTGTCCCCACACTTCCAGCGGCCAGAACCAACCATCCAGCCACCGTGATGAACACTCCCTGCAAATACAACCACCAGCAAAATCCCACCACCGTGCTCCATTGAAACCCACAATTATCACTCTGGCTACCCTTCACTGCTCGATTAGCCCACTTCCCTTATCTCTAACCCCTTCCCCGCCAACACCGACGCCCCTTGCCATGGCCAGAAACATTCAAACCACCGCCACCGCTAAGCAACCTAGCCGAGGAAACCTATAATTTCAAGTTTTGCAATATGCATGTACAAATGTTAGAGCAACAAAATAGCTTAACGGAACTATACCGcggcaaaattgaaaatgaaaggaGCCCTACTTCAACCCTGCCCCAATTTCACATTTTCCAGATTGTTTCCACAGAAATaaacaggagagagagagagagagatgaatcaCGGTGTAGTTTCCGGGGTTCATGGAGATGGCTTCGGCAGTGAGTTGGAGAGAGCGAGGAGAGCGCTCGTCGGCCAAGTAGACGCCTCGGAAGTAGTCCATGGTCTCCGCGAAGTCTTCCCTGTAAGCGATGGGAACGACCGGATTCGGGCCGTCGTCTTGGGGAACCGGAGTGACGTCCGACCACTCCGGTCTCCGGCTGAACGGGACTCTTCGGTCTTGCTCTTCCTCCGACGAAGACGATTCCATGATCTGATCGGAGCTGGGAGAGTGATCACTCTTGAGATCTAGACGTATTCGTCTGGTCCTCCCAGTTGCCCCTTCAGTTGCCCATATGATTCCCTCCCCTGCTCCCACTATCTCTCCTGCTCACACCATTGGATGCTTGGAACTGCATCTTAATGCTAAATTGCACTTATCTcctcaaaatttgataaaattctGTAATCTTTaactattttgagaaattacaaaGACAGCCcaccttaaaaataaaaataattattttatctattttttctttccttatctctccctttttttaattataaaaaataaaaaatattgatagGCTTGTTATTAAACAACCAACATTAACTGTTAAACATTATCATATTATTCATATGTCATATTTAACTGTTCTACCAATTATAGGGAGCCATTAATTGTGGTCAATCAACTaattactaattttatttttttacttttcaagacattaagaaaataataaaaacacatatcaACCATCACAATCTAAAAACTGTCCAACTTAGTTAAACCTAGCAATGATTGGTTAATTAGGTTTATGGCAAAAGGCTTAAAAATGCCATTTAATTTTGAGTAAATGGTCATTTGGCCCATTCAACTTCAAATTGATctattatattcatttattttcaattttataacaaTCACACACCTGGGGTCTAATAAGAATAACGCGTgaaatacatgatcaattgaaGTGCGCGAAGGTAATaccatcattttctttttccttattctCAACGCCAGCGATCTCTTATATTTCTCCTTGTCGTCGACAGACCTCTTGTCTACCCCGCCGTCGACCCTTCGCCTTTATCAACTTGACCAACCTCTTGTATTTTTCACTCTTGACCTTATGAGAGAGCATTCGATTATAACCGACCAAACCATCAACTTTTTTAccaaccgaaccgaaccgatagGATACGCTAAACCGAAAAATCGAAACTGAAATAACCGAACTTCACTAAAACTTACCGAATGAGTAAGCATAATCGGAGGGAGAAAGAGATGCAGCTGGGGCGGTGTCGACCTCTGCATAGGAAGGAAACGAAATGCCGGAGACAAAAACGAATGACCAGCCTTTATTCGGTTCGGCCCTTCATCTTCGACTTTCATGTAGCCATGAGATAGAGAGATAGAAATAAACTGTCTTAAGGCAGCGGAAAAGGAACAACGGTCATGAGGAAGCGGGAGAGAGGTGAGGGACCAACTGGCGCTGGTGAGGCCGGAAGGAGGGGGTGATGGACCGATCAGCGCTGGTGAGGCCAGAGGGAGGAGGCAACAGACTGACTAAAGCTGGCGcgagagagaaatagaaaaatgGGATGTCTAACGTCCATGAGATTGAGAGTTTTGGGGCGAGAGAGAGATAAGTTTGGGGAGAGGGGTTAGGGGTGATGGGAACAGAAAGTGTCAGGGTCACGTGGGTGAGGTGAGGAGGGAAGTAAACCATGGGAGGCGTGACTCGTGAGGGATAGAGAGAATAAGTTTgtgtggggggtggggggaaaTCGTGGGCAGTAAAATAAAACCGTGGCAGTAAGGGATGGGCGGTAAAGGAAAATAGTGGGCGGTGGAAAAAGAATTCGGTTATTTCGGTTAACCGAAATATCCAAAATTCCTTATAAATTTAACTGACCCAATTTTTAGTTACTTAATTAACCAAACCGAATCGACCGATTTGATCGGTTCAGTTCGGTTGGTTCGGTTAAACCGAAAAAATGCACACCCTTAGTCGACCTACCATGGCCACTATTTCCTTGGCACCGACCAATCTTGGTCTCGTATTCCTTACTGTTGAATCGACGATGGCACCGAACTCGTGCACAACACGTTGCCATGTGAAATGTGTgattgttttaaaattaaaagttcaaagGCATGATAGGTCTACTTTGAAGTTGATGGAGTCAAATGGCTTAAAGAGCAAAGTTGAGGGGTATATTTATATCTTTGCCTTAGGTTTATTGTTGGTAGAATTACAAATGAGTCGAGTTGTTTGTGAACGGCTTGGTGTTCAGTGCAACAAACTCATTCAAATTTGTTCGTTAAAGTAAATGAACCAAGCTTGAGCATAACTTTAAACATCGATTTATAAACGAGCTAAATTTGAGTTTAGTAAATCTCGACTAGTTTAACCTTGTGAACATACTCAATTAGAGGTTTATGAATActaatatatttgattaaaaactTGTAAATATACTTAATTAAAAGTTTGTAAATAATTCGTGaacaaattcatttataaatacattaatatatttgttatatgtatttcttgcatcaccccgcatgggccagactcggtccgatagaccggcccaatcacccaaggccaagaaggcccggacgacctcgtcaaggaaagtccagcctccaccaaaaatccggaactcgtaaagcgagcatatggcgagctcccgataatcccccaacgagctccaagcaatcaactaacgagctcctgaaatatcctccagatcgctggaccatccaggtcgccggcctaaaacctccagctcgcatgagtggcaaagctgctgagaagtcggaggtagggtccgatcactttatctgtaacagcccatgcccctcgtaatgaggatcccactcccgatcttgtgaaggcgataagaattgtttgtcccccattatacaatcactgtatttttatatgttatctgaattgtaaaagcccctcatataaatgagagtcaaagagaccatgaggggcagggACAGgaggaataatcagataccgccactctgagagaataatcaaactgcggtcgtggactaggcatcattctggccgaaccacgtaaagattctggtgtacacgcttggaattttggggggttttttcctttcttctcggtatttttggattgactcaccgcggcccaaaacgaatcacggtcggtcgaaattgaacgtcgacattttggcgctagaggaagggggcgctctgatcaatagccatggctagaggaaggaatactcgaagttccgaggcggcggtcgacccacctgaaaatcaccacgatcgaccacgagacttaccaccaaatggaggacccgtTGCCCCGACAGTCGATACTCCTTTGTcgccgcccgccggagacgctcccggcataccaccacgggtccctgtccagcctactgtccaaatcactggGACAGGGACGATCTGGGACTGGCAGCAGtgccaggaagcattggagaatacggtaatgcaactcgctgacgcggtcagaattctggcccaagctcaagcacgggaTGTCCACGATCCACTGGtgtcgcctcgcagggtccgccaaccgcgggaggagagacacccaccaGCGAAAgaggatatcggggataactatccgtccccaattcaccgctccccagtccgagaaagaagtaggcgatcgcaagcccagcaatcagtaggaccggactcaactgtggaagagctgtatcaaagggtgcgacagctggaagaacgacaaggagtccgcagccagaataatggccatGGGGATAGGACGTCGTTCACCAGAAAGATTAagctcgaacccctgccccggaggtttaaggtcccgagcatgccacaatataatggggacagcgacccctatgattacctggatgcgtacaacgtgcaaatggatctacagacaaccagttcgctggctaaatgtcgcgccttcccagcaatcttaggagacatcccccgagcttggtttaggagccttccgcctcgtagcatcaacagctgggaagagtgccaacagaggttccttaaccaatacagggctctaaggaggcagctcgcgccacctcgccaccgtattccagaaagcaaacgagccactgagggattacatcgccaggttcaggagcgaggtgagcaacgtcgaggatcccttggatgaaagtatcctaacggcgatctcccCCGACCTCCGAAAAGAtggaaagctctacgagagcatctaccgaaccccggtcaaagacctgggggaattctatgaacgagcttccaaggaaatccgatgggaagacgccttcgggacgaagaaaCCCGTCGGGTTGAGAGAAGAAGCTGGGGGCTCCaaccagaataagagaaggcataacggagacgccggaagag is a window of Diospyros lotus cultivar Yz01 chromosome 10, ASM1463336v1, whole genome shotgun sequence DNA encoding:
- the LOC127811499 gene encoding protein farnesyltransferase/geranylgeranyltransferase type-1 subunit alpha, coding for MESSSSEEEQDRRVPFSRRPEWSDVTPVPQDDGPNPVVPIAYREDFAETMDYFRGVYLADERSPRSLQLTAEAISMNPGNYTVWQFRRLILKALNADLHDELDFVERIADNNSKNYQIWHHRRWVAEKLGTDAMSKELDFTRKIFSIDAKNYHAWSHRQWVLQALGGWEDELAYCQKLLEDDIFNNSAWNQRYFVVTRSPLLGGLKNMRESEVRYAVEAIMAAPENESPWRYLRGLYKDDMQSWTNDPEVSRVCWKVLHSRSNYIFALNTLLDLLCQGFKPGQEFKDAVGTLIPVPDSSDSDLAKTVCSLLEHVDPMRANYWIWRKKTLSLQSV